Proteins found in one Candidatus Latescibacterota bacterium genomic segment:
- a CDS encoding immune inhibitor A: MAAVSYNMRTGLALFLLTIFAALLSDAYASGRKAPVLRRSDNGTFVYSGERKDVPDYDKPPRKIFDYDDVSRRLASRAMLTKGGGPGVVEGTIRVVVLRIAFRNNSMPGLTSISTDGDFDLTPGGTSLIDPTPHNSVYFSGHMQGLHNYIDLQSCGKLQVEWDILPQEENGSYKLSDIADYGPGSGGGWTTPQLAHFLYDAVVTADQELADQGYPVRLSDYDAVILVHAGADLQSDYYSDSPNDIPSFFARLGDVDQIPIEGGSTIISEISVVPETATQDGIHGSQASVLAHEFGHVLGLPDLYDVYYGMPIVGVWDQMDSGSQVGVYLIDGDEEIYVLGILPAGFGAWSKYMLGWLDVDTVQTFDNEIALSALEKCPSRAVRVDITGDEYYLIENRAAETDDIYTQPVWDPVSGVVIGWGNCLNCDEGEVDEYEWELVNTYDILLPTESDYPSSDGGPGLLVWHIDESFIADRWYENEVNSRWPFGVWLVEAGGETDLGNPYSGYRMGWFDDAFYAGNSEVMSDSTFPSAWSNWGVPSGVRLENVSGRDTLMTFGAGVRDIDYSEPFVPATTIPDGGALHLAGQNRSVLVDAFGGVYVTGHDEMVAHVAVPAMTPMLLAPGFDSSDGADAVIIVGADGLFHALSTYDWEAINDSWPASFGAGPVTHPALFTADEDVMIAAVFDDGSMRLTGRSAVDEVDPYYLPDGMSFSGNLVIEDDGTGNSTHMVILVTGQVTGETRLSRFSPVDGNIVQLLGWDPVIPLSQTDMSGRIVLLGGDLDPAADGYEFYVVAMSTGRVICCGQDGIISDRSLGKAVISVPALQDMNGDSYIDIVMTDGINIHVRGTTGSSITGWPRNINDMFVLPMEIRITAALTTASSSEGAWVAVGTDAGIFFILDHMGELVPGYPKRIASSLNQPVELTVSGEEGQYIYLDMIYNHGINEFYDFRPPGGSVKWRRGDFGPPDPDISWPMLYGDTGRTGFASGSSGFDTAIPAWTELEEGITIYPNPSRTGKVSVHFSAPESGKASIRIMTLTGELIFEETKQLSGGEDEFEISMLDKASGVYICRLEIEAGSRSVSINRKFAVIR; encoded by the coding sequence TTGGCAGCGGTTAGCTATAATATGCGGACAGGCCTGGCACTGTTTCTGTTGACCATCTTTGCAGCTTTGTTGTCCGATGCATATGCTTCGGGCAGGAAAGCTCCCGTCCTCAGAAGATCGGATAACGGGACCTTCGTCTATTCAGGCGAGAGGAAAGACGTTCCGGATTACGACAAGCCACCGAGAAAAATATTCGATTACGACGATGTATCCCGTAGACTGGCAAGTCGTGCGATGTTGACTAAGGGGGGCGGCCCCGGAGTGGTTGAAGGGACCATACGTGTTGTCGTACTGAGGATCGCATTCAGAAACAACAGCATGCCCGGACTCACCAGTATATCTACCGATGGAGATTTCGATCTGACTCCCGGCGGCACATCGCTCATCGATCCGACTCCTCATAATTCAGTATATTTCAGCGGACATATGCAGGGCCTCCATAATTATATCGATCTTCAGTCCTGCGGTAAGCTGCAGGTCGAATGGGACATCCTGCCGCAGGAGGAGAACGGTTCCTACAAACTATCTGACATAGCCGATTACGGGCCGGGCAGCGGTGGAGGATGGACGACTCCCCAGCTGGCTCACTTTCTTTATGACGCGGTTGTCACAGCCGACCAGGAACTGGCTGATCAGGGATATCCCGTCAGGCTTTCAGATTACGATGCAGTCATCCTGGTGCATGCGGGCGCCGATCTCCAAAGTGATTATTATTCGGACAGCCCTAACGACATCCCCTCGTTTTTCGCGCGACTTGGTGATGTGGACCAGATACCTATCGAGGGCGGCTCGACGATAATATCGGAAATATCAGTTGTGCCTGAGACAGCTACGCAGGATGGTATCCACGGGAGCCAGGCGTCCGTGCTGGCCCATGAATTCGGACATGTCCTGGGGCTTCCAGACCTCTACGATGTCTATTATGGAATGCCGATCGTGGGAGTATGGGACCAGATGGATTCCGGCAGCCAGGTCGGGGTATACCTGATCGATGGTGATGAGGAGATATATGTCCTCGGTATCCTGCCCGCCGGATTCGGTGCCTGGTCAAAATACATGTTGGGATGGCTCGATGTCGACACGGTCCAGACTTTCGACAATGAGATAGCTCTCAGTGCCCTGGAGAAATGCCCATCGCGAGCTGTCAGGGTCGATATAACCGGTGATGAATACTATCTGATAGAGAACCGTGCCGCGGAGACGGACGACATATATACTCAGCCCGTCTGGGATCCCGTATCAGGAGTCGTGATCGGCTGGGGCAACTGTCTGAATTGTGATGAGGGTGAAGTAGATGAATACGAATGGGAACTTGTCAACACCTACGACATTCTGTTGCCCACCGAATCTGATTATCCTTCGAGCGACGGGGGGCCAGGCTTGCTCGTCTGGCATATAGATGAAAGTTTCATTGCCGACCGGTGGTATGAGAACGAAGTGAACTCCAGATGGCCTTTTGGAGTCTGGCTGGTTGAAGCGGGTGGAGAGACAGACCTCGGCAATCCATATTCCGGTTACAGGATGGGGTGGTTTGACGACGCGTTTTATGCCGGCAACTCCGAGGTGATGTCTGACTCGACTTTTCCTTCGGCGTGGAGTAACTGGGGTGTGCCCTCGGGAGTAAGGCTCGAGAATGTATCGGGTAGAGATACATTGATGACATTCGGCGCGGGGGTAAGGGATATCGATTATTCGGAGCCTTTTGTCCCGGCGACCACGATTCCCGATGGAGGAGCGCTTCACCTTGCGGGCCAGAACAGATCGGTCCTGGTCGACGCTTTCGGTGGAGTATATGTCACGGGCCATGATGAGATGGTGGCTCATGTAGCTGTTCCTGCTATGACACCGATGCTTCTTGCTCCGGGATTCGATTCTTCTGACGGGGCGGATGCGGTTATTATCGTTGGCGCGGATGGGTTGTTTCATGCATTGAGTACTTACGATTGGGAAGCGATCAACGATTCATGGCCAGCTTCGTTCGGAGCGGGACCTGTCACTCATCCTGCGCTGTTTACCGCTGATGAGGATGTAATGATCGCGGCAGTCTTTGATGACGGCAGTATGCGGCTGACAGGCAGATCCGCTGTGGATGAAGTCGATCCGTACTATTTACCTGACGGTATGAGTTTTTCCGGAAACCTTGTCATAGAAGATGATGGGACAGGAAATTCGACACATATGGTGATTCTTGTCACAGGCCAGGTTACAGGGGAGACAAGATTGTCCCGTTTTTCTCCTGTTGATGGCAATATTGTACAATTGTTGGGTTGGGATCCCGTAATCCCGCTATCACAGACCGATATGTCAGGGAGGATCGTTCTGCTCGGTGGAGATCTCGATCCCGCTGCCGATGGATATGAATTCTATGTAGTGGCGATGTCGACCGGCAGGGTGATATGTTGCGGCCAGGACGGAATCATATCGGACAGAAGTCTTGGGAAAGCTGTCATAAGCGTACCCGCCCTTCAGGATATGAACGGAGATTCATATATTGATATCGTAATGACCGACGGGATCAATATCCATGTCAGGGGAACCACAGGATCAAGCATCACGGGATGGCCAAGGAATATCAACGATATGTTCGTGCTTCCGATGGAAATCAGGATAACAGCGGCGTTGACAACCGCATCTTCATCGGAGGGAGCCTGGGTAGCGGTCGGTACAGACGCAGGCATCTTCTTTATCCTGGATCACATGGGCGAACTTGTCCCTGGCTACCCGAAGAGAATAGCCTCCAGTCTGAATCAGCCTGTAGAGCTGACAGTGTCCGGAGAAGAGGGACAATATATTTATCTGGATATGATCTATAATCATGGAATAAATGAATTTTACGATTTCAGGCCTCCAGGCGGCTCAGTCAAGTGGCGCAGGGGTGATTTTGGACCTCCGGACCCTGATATCTCCTGGCCGATGCTTTATGGCGATACAGGACGTACAGGCTTCGCGTCCGGTTCAAGCGGGTTCGATACTGCCATTCCTGCCTGGACCGAACTGGAAGAAGGGATAACCATTTATCCGAATCCTTCGAGGACGGGTAAAGTCTCGGTCCATTTCAGTGCGCCTGAATCCGGCAAAGCCAGTAT